GTTCGATATATCCAACTGTGGCAACTCAATCTCCGCATTGACCACAAGGGGATCGGTCATGTTCCAAATGAAAACCAAATCCTCCACCGTGTGGGATACTAgcaatcaaaattttgttaaGTACTGACATCCAAAGGACATCTAAACTACATATTTTTGGGGCAAGTTTAAGGGAAGTTTTTCAAGCGATATGGATTAGCTGGGCTGGAGAACAGGTTGACCACGTTTCCACCTACAACTCTCAATCATCATGGAACAGATTTGCGTGTCGTGGGGATAGGACTCGAACTTCATGGCACACGACAGCACCAGTGTGAGCTTGGACATGTAGAGCAGCGTTTTGTCGTGGTACAACCAGAGATAGTGATTGGGGATGCTCATCTCGTGGAAGGTGACCTTCTTGGCGTTCTTGAAGAAGCAGTCCGGCCGCCAGATGCTGTGCAGCCAGTCCACGTCGAGGATGCGGTACTGCTCGCTCATGTTCTCGGGCAGCCGCAGGCGAGGATCCCGCCAGCTTTGTGCTAGGAATATATCCGTCACATAGGTCTGTCGGAGagttacaataaaatttttatacaaaaaaatataaaacttgaCTTGCCATAGACTCCTCGTTAATGGAATCTAGCGATAGCACCGTGACATGGAAATAGACGACTGTGGGCTGGCCCAGTAGCTTGGGTGCCCGGTTCTTGTCGTAGGTCTTTGAGGGTATAGGCAGGATGTCCGGGAGCGAGAGACTCGACTCGTAGTGGGACACCAGCTCGGCGCTCTCCGTATTGTTTCTGGAATGCAGAAAACCTTGTGACGAATTCTGATGAAACAGGGCAACCGCACACCCCGAGCACTCACCTGAAACCATGAACACAGTGGCACGGCCGGATCGATTGCTCCAGCGCTTGCAGGTAGATTGCAACGGCAATCAGGAATTTATACTCTACCGATTTCCTAGTTAGGCTTTGCATTATGAACACACACTACTTTTTGATTTATCAATATGATTCGCCCACGACACATCGCTCTGCAGTCCATGTCATTTGAGCAGGTCACTCATTTCTGGCTGGGCATGGGCATGGAAGTGAACTTGATTGGATTATCGTAAAGTGCAGAACGGGGAATTATTTTTTACTGGTCGCGTTGTAAAAACCAATAAGCATACGACAGAGTTATCGCGACGATTGTGATGCGCTGCAAAGTGTGATAAATTAATTTCTAAGGTTTCATTCGCTTTCATTGGCATTCGTCACACGACTTTTCAAATTGACAACTGACCCCGGCGAGCGGAATGTCGAAGAGGAAATGTGCGTACCGACTGGCAAGggcattaatttaaatgtccGCTCtgtattttgcaaaaatacATCAAAGAAATATGAAGAGCTTTTCTGTTTGGCTGATCAGAAATTCAAAAGTAGAATATGGCGCCAACTTTCCTAGTCAAAAACAGTTTATTTTCAACGTTTCTGAGAGTCTCTTAACTTCTTAACAATATtcactaatttttttaatacatataGATTAGAATAAAAGAGTTAAAGCAAAAGATATCAACTTAATTCATGAAGATAAATTGTAAAGCACAAGCCGGAAACGCCCTGTAGTGTAACGGTCTATGTTGCCAACTACTTTCCGGTCTGGCAGCGCTGGCGCCAAAACAGCTGTTCCCCGAGTTGGCAACACTATGAGGTCAAAATATTGATTGTTTCACTTGCCttggaaaatttttgaatatgtGGGACTAGAAAAACaggtatttaaaaaatttctaaacgGCAACAAGTGAAATATAATAAATGTGAAGCTCATCATAAGGGAAATGGAACTCTGTAGTCTGATTAAAGGTGAGTAACAGACACTGAATTCCGGTAAGAATCTCCCGAATTCGCAATGAGATCCGGGTGGGTCAGGGGTCAGGGGTCCCTTTTCCTTTGT
The Drosophila bipectinata strain 14024-0381.07 chromosome 3R, DbipHiC1v2, whole genome shotgun sequence DNA segment above includes these coding regions:
- the HisCl1 gene encoding glycine receptor subunit alpha-2 isoform X3 encodes the protein MQSLTRKSVEYKFLIAVAIYLQALEQSIRPCHCVHGFRNNTESAELVSHYESSLSLPDILPIPSKTYDKNRAPKLLGQPTVVYFHVTVLSLDSINEESMTYVTDIFLAQSWRDPRLRLPENMSEQYRILDVDWLHSIWRPDCFFKNAKKVTFHEMSIPNHYLWLYHDKTLLYMSKLTLVLSCAMKFESYPHDTQICSMMIESLSHTVEDLVFIWNMTDPLVVNAEIELPQLDISNNYTTDCTIEYSTGNFTCLAIVFNLRRRLGYHLFHTYIPSALIVVMSWISFWIKPEAIPARVTLGVTSLLTLATQNTQSQQSLPPVSYVKAIDVWMSSCSVFVFLSLMEFAVVNNYMGPVATKAMKGYSDENISDLDDLKHHRESIIEPQYDTFCHGHATAIYIDKFSRFFFPFSFFILNIVYWTTFL
- the HisCl1 gene encoding glycine receptor subunit alpha-2 isoform X2, which translates into the protein MQSLTRKSVEYKFLIAVAIYLQALEQSIRPCHCVHGFRNNTESAELVSHYESSLSLPDILPIPSKTYDKNRAPKLLGQPTVVYFHVTVLSLDSINEESMTYVTDIFLAQSWRDPRLRLPENMSEQYRILDVDWLHSIWRPDCFFKNAKKVTFHEMSIPNHYLWLYHDKTLLYMSKLTLVLSCAMKFESYPHDTQICSMMIESLSHTVEDLVFIWNMTDPLVVNAEIELPQLDISNNYTTDCTIEYSTGNFTCLAIVFNLRRRLGYHLFHTYIPSALIVVMSWISFWIKPEAIPARVTLGVTSLLTLATQNTQSQQSLPPVSYVKAIDVWMSSCSVFVFLSLMEFAVVNNYMGPVATKAMKGYSDENISDLDDLKAALQHHRESIIEPQYDTFCHGHATAIYIDKFSRFFFPFSFFILNIVYWTTFL